The following is a genomic window from Niabella soli DSM 19437.
CTTTATTTTCGCCTCTGAGTTTTTGCGCGATGCCAAAGCTATGCGTACCATCCAGGAAACCGGCAAGATCCCTGAAAATGTACAGGGCGGCATTAAAGATGCCATTGAAGAAAAATTTAATATTGATATCGATAAGGACGGGCATATTGGCTCGCCTACCAAGGGAAATGTCCCGCCAAAAGAATAAACAGGGTATAGTGCAAACCCTTAAATTTGCAATTCCAATAAAATAATTTATCAGCTATGGCAGTTTTGGTCAATAAAAATTCTAAGGTACTGGTTCAGGGATTTACCGGCACGGAAGGCACCTTCCACGCTACACAAATGATAGAATACGGTACCAATGTAGTAGGAGGCGTAACACCCGGTAAGGGCGGAAGCACGCACCTGGAGCGCCCGGTTTTTAATACGGTTGCCGAGTGTGTACAGCAAACCGGAGCCAATGTAAGTATCATTTTTGTACCGCCGGCATTTGCGGCAGATGCCATTATGGAAGCGGCTGATGCAGGAATTGAGCTGGTTGTTTGTATTACGGAAGGCATCCCGGTTCAGGATATGGTGGCCGTTAAGAACTTTTTACAAGGCACAAAAACCCGGTTGATCGGGCCTAACTGCCCCGGTGTGATCACTGCTGGTGAGTGTAAAGTAGGTATTATGCCCGGATTTGTATTTAAGCAGGGACGCGTAGGTATTGTTTCAAAATCAGGAACCCTTACCTATGAAGCCGCAGATCAGGTGGCTAAGGCCGGATTGGGTATCAGCACTGCCATCGGTATTGGCGGAGACCCCATCATTGGAACCACCACAAAAGAAGCCGTGGAATTATTTATGCAGGATGACGCAACCGATGCTATCGTAATGATTGGCGAGATCGGTGGGGGCATGGAAGCCGAAGCGGCCAGATGGATAAAAGAAACCGGCAACAAAAAACCTGTAGTGGGTTTTATCGCTGGTCAAACCGCACCTCCCGGTCGTCGTATGGGACATGCCGGCGCTATTGTAGGCGGAGCAGAAGATACGGCGGCTGCTAAAATGAAGATCATGGGTGATTGCGGTATTCACGTAGTAAGCAGCCCGGCGGATATTGGTAAAACAATGGCAGCGATTACTAAAAAATAACTTAAAAAAATGTTGATACGAAAAGCTCCGGTTTGCGGAGCTTTTTTTAATACCGGGCTACAACAGTTTAAAATATCGCTTTTTTAATATACTTTTGACTATCCCTCAGAACACTTAATTGCTTTCGTTGATGTATAAGAAGAAAAAGATATTCCGGCTTTTGAATACTACTTTGGTAATTGCACCGGATTTGAGTAACACGATGATGATATGGCGTTTAGATAACTCTCTATAAATGGAAGCAGGAAAAAAAATATTTATTATTGACGATGATCCGATACACCGGCTTTTGATGAGCAAGCTTTTCGAACGGCAGCCCAAAAGCTGTAAGCTTTCTTTTTTTGAAAATGGTCAGAAAGGGCTTGCCGCTTTGGAAACAATAATTGCAGAAAAAACCGAAGCGCTCCCCGATATTATTCTTCTGGACATAGAAATGCCCTTAATGAACGGCTGGCAGTTTATGGACAAATACAGTGCCTTGCCCGGGGAAATAAAAAAGCAGATACGTGTTTATATGGTTAGCTCTTCCTTTTCCGATCAGGATCAGGAAAGGGTAAAAGACTATCCGGATATACAGGACTATGTGGTAAAACCCCTGCGCATGGAAAAAATTATAGAGCTCCTGGATTGAATCCGGCGCCGCTCCCGGCTTCCGCCGGTGATTGTATCTGACCTGCTTACCCCCTCCGGATAAATATGGGCTGTGCGCTTAAGGGCCTGTACGCATAAAATTTTTCTATTTTTTTGCTGCAGGTGCGAAACTTTTTATAGGCGCAGCACAGATCGTTTATCTTTAATGATCGAAAAAGCAATTATGGATTTTAAAGAACTGGAACAAGGTTTTGCCGGTGAACTTTTTTACGGCAACAATAGCTTGCATCACGCGCAACGGATGGTATACGCCACTGATGCTTCCGTTTACCAGGAACTTCCCTTAGCAGTAGCCCTTCCCAAAACGGAGGAAGATTTGAAGGCATTGATCCGCTTTGCAACGAAAGAGCACATCTCTTTAATACCCCGGGCTGCAGGCACTTCGTTGGCAGGCCAGGTAGTGGGTAACGGGATAGTGGTGGATATCTCAAAATATTTTAAAAAGATCATCGAAATAAATGCCAGTGAACGATGGGTGCACCTGCAACCAGGAATTATCCGGGACGACCTCAATGCTTTTTTGAAACCCTATGGACTGTTTTTTGCCCCGGAGACGTCCACTGCCAGCCGGGCTATGATCGGCGGTATGATCGGTAATAATTCCTGTGGGCTGCATTCCATGGTTTGGGGCGATACCAGGAAGCATTTGCTGGAGGCAAAAGTGTTGCTCAGCGATGGAGAGAAAGCGCTTTTCAGGAATTATAGCGATCAGGAAATTAAAAGTAAGGCCGCGCAGGAAACGCTGGAAGGGGCTATCTACCGGCAACTGGCAGATGTACTGGATAATGAAAATAATAAGACAACGATTAAAAATAATTATCCCAAACGTTCGCTGGCGCGAAGAAATACCGGTTACGCGCTGGACGTTTTGCTGGAAGAACGGGAATCAGGTGATGGCGGCTTTAATCTTTGTAAACTGCTGGCGGGTTCGGAAGGAACGCTGGCTTTTGTAACGGAAGCCAAACTGAACCTGCTTCCCTTGCCGCCTGCCAAAGACGCATTGGTTTGCATTCACTGCTCGTCGCTGGGCGAATCGCTTCACGCAAATAATATTGTTTTGCAGCACGCGCCCATGGCATCGGAACTGGTGGATAAATATATTATGGATTTTACCAAAGGCCATCCAGTGTATCATAATAACCGGTTTTTTATTGAAGGGGAGCCGGAAGCCCTGCTGATGGTAGAATTTATGGAGGATACGGATGAGGCGCTGGATATAAAAACCAACCGGCTGATTGAAGATCTTAAAGAAAAAGGATTAGGCTATGCTTACCCCGTGATCAAAGGCGCTAAAACCAAGCTGGTATGGGATATCCGCAAAGCGGGTTTGGGCCTGATCCGGAATATGCCCGGAGATACCCAGCCGGTGAACCTGATCGAAGACTGCGCAGTGTCGCCGGAAGACCTCCCCGCCTATATTGCGGAGCTGCAACAATTATTGGATCAGTACGGATTGTCCGCATCTTACTATGCCCATGCCGGCGCCGGTGAACTGCATGTGGAACCAATGATCAATTTAAAAACGGCACAGGGAAAAGAAACATTCAGGGACCTGCTGAAAGACACCGTACCCCTGGTTAAAAAATACAACGGGTCTTTAAGTGGCGAGCATGGCGACGGTCGCTTACGCGGGGAATTTATTGCAGCCGCCATGGGGGCCGATGTCTATGCCTTGTTAAAGGGGGTAAAGAATATTTTTGATCCGGAAACCATTTTTAACGCCAATAAAATTGTAGATACGCCCAAAATGAATGAGCAGTTGCGCTATGCCCCGGACCAGCAACAGGTAGCCATTGAAACGCTGTTCGATTATTCCGGTCAGGAAAATATACTGCGGTTAACCGAAAAATGCTCCGGTTCGGGCGATTGCCGGAAATCGCATGTAACAGGCGGTACCATGTGCCCCTCCTATATGGCAACCCTGCAGGAGAAAGATACTACCCGTGCCCGTGCCAATATCTTACGACAGTTTTTGACGAATGCCGGAACGGGCGCGCCCTTTAATCATCCGGAAATAAAAGAAGTGATGGATCTCTGCCTGAGTTGCAAAGCCTGTAAGTCGGAATGCCCGTCCAGCGTGGATATTACCAAATTAAAAGCCGAATTTCTGCAGCATTATTATGACGCGAATGGCGTCCCTTTCCGCTCCCGGCTGATCGCTTCGTTTACCCAATCACAAAGACTGGGAATTAAAATCCCTGGCATTTACAATGCCGTTGTAAAAAATAAATTACTATCCGGTATTATAAAAAAGATCGCGGGATTTGCACCGGGCCGGTCCCTGCCGGAAGTGGGAAAAACCACTTTGCGCAATTGGTTTGAAAAATATCAAAGACAGCAACCGCAGCGCTTTGAACGCAAGGTGTTTTTGTTTTGCGATGAGTTTACCAACTATAATGATGTTGCTATTGGGAAAAGGACCATACAACTTTTAAATGCGCTGGGTTATGGAGTAGTAATACCGCCTCATAAAGAAAGCGGTCGCACCTGGTTGTCAAAAGGATTGGTTCGCAAAGCGAAAGAAATAATCACCGGTAATGTGCAGCAATTATCCGCACTGGTTACGGCCGGTCAGCCGCTGATCGGCATAGAACCCAGTGCCCTGCTCACATTCAGGGATGAAGCGCCTGAGCTAGTGCCCGCGCATTTAAGAAATGAAGCAAAACAATTGGCTGCCCATAGCTTTTTAATTGAGGAGTTTTTAGCAGGGGAGTATGAAAAGGGCGCGATCCGCGAAGAGCAGTTTACCACTGAAAAGCGCATGGTAAAACTGCACGGGCATTGCTATCAGAAATCGTTTGGTATTGTGCCATCAGTTCAGAAGATACTGAGCATCCCTGTAAATTATTATGTGGAGCAGATCCCTTCCGGCTGCTGCGGTATGGCGGGCTCCTTTGGATATGAGAAAGAACATTATTCCCTGTCTATGAAAATAGGAGAGCTGGTCTTGTTGCCCGCTGTTCGCGGTGCGGATGCAGCTACTATTATTGCTGCTTCAGGAACCAGTTGCCGTCACCAGATCAAAGATGGAACGGGGCGCAAAAGCCTGCACCCGGTGGAAGTGTTGTGGGAGGCGCTGAAAAAGTAATGCTTGTTACTTTAATTAAAAAGTAGATTATCTTCCCTCCAAATATTTAACTATTGAATTTCCCTGCTTACCTGCATTTTGGATCGAGTGTGCCGATTGGTTTTTCGATATGCAGTAGCATGAGTTAATTTAAAAGTATTTTTTAGCCGGTAAGGCGGCGAGACGGTAAGTCTTAGGCGATTGAAAACAAAATCTTCCCTCTTTCCGAATTCCCGGCTGCCCTGTATTCCACGGCACAAGAGTGCGACGCAAGGAGGATGATAGCAGCACCGCAGCTCGGCCCATAAATTTAAGGCAGCATATAACAAACGCCTTCCAGCGCCAGTTCCGTATTGGGGAATATTTCCCGGGCCTCTTTTTCAAATTCGTTCAGCTCATCATAGCGGCTGCTAAAATGCCCGATGAGCAATTTTTTTACACCGGCTTTTTTGGCAATGGCGGCTGCCTGTTTGCTGGTGGAGTGAAAACGTTTTATAGCCTGGTCTTTAAAATTTTCTAAATA
Proteins encoded in this region:
- a CDS encoding response regulator; its protein translation is MEAGKKIFIIDDDPIHRLLMSKLFERQPKSCKLSFFENGQKGLAALETIIAEKTEALPDIILLDIEMPLMNGWQFMDKYSALPGEIKKQIRVYMVSSSFSDQDQERVKDYPDIQDYVVKPLRMEKIIELLD
- the sucD gene encoding succinate--CoA ligase subunit alpha, which translates into the protein MAVLVNKNSKVLVQGFTGTEGTFHATQMIEYGTNVVGGVTPGKGGSTHLERPVFNTVAECVQQTGANVSIIFVPPAFAADAIMEAADAGIELVVCITEGIPVQDMVAVKNFLQGTKTRLIGPNCPGVITAGECKVGIMPGFVFKQGRVGIVSKSGTLTYEAADQVAKAGLGISTAIGIGGDPIIGTTTKEAVELFMQDDATDAIVMIGEIGGGMEAEAARWIKETGNKKPVVGFIAGQTAPPGRRMGHAGAIVGGAEDTAAAKMKIMGDCGIHVVSSPADIGKTMAAITKK
- a CDS encoding FAD-binding and (Fe-S)-binding domain-containing protein, with amino-acid sequence MDFKELEQGFAGELFYGNNSLHHAQRMVYATDASVYQELPLAVALPKTEEDLKALIRFATKEHISLIPRAAGTSLAGQVVGNGIVVDISKYFKKIIEINASERWVHLQPGIIRDDLNAFLKPYGLFFAPETSTASRAMIGGMIGNNSCGLHSMVWGDTRKHLLEAKVLLSDGEKALFRNYSDQEIKSKAAQETLEGAIYRQLADVLDNENNKTTIKNNYPKRSLARRNTGYALDVLLEERESGDGGFNLCKLLAGSEGTLAFVTEAKLNLLPLPPAKDALVCIHCSSLGESLHANNIVLQHAPMASELVDKYIMDFTKGHPVYHNNRFFIEGEPEALLMVEFMEDTDEALDIKTNRLIEDLKEKGLGYAYPVIKGAKTKLVWDIRKAGLGLIRNMPGDTQPVNLIEDCAVSPEDLPAYIAELQQLLDQYGLSASYYAHAGAGELHVEPMINLKTAQGKETFRDLLKDTVPLVKKYNGSLSGEHGDGRLRGEFIAAAMGADVYALLKGVKNIFDPETIFNANKIVDTPKMNEQLRYAPDQQQVAIETLFDYSGQENILRLTEKCSGSGDCRKSHVTGGTMCPSYMATLQEKDTTRARANILRQFLTNAGTGAPFNHPEIKEVMDLCLSCKACKSECPSSVDITKLKAEFLQHYYDANGVPFRSRLIASFTQSQRLGIKIPGIYNAVVKNKLLSGIIKKIAGFAPGRSLPEVGKTTLRNWFEKYQRQQPQRFERKVFLFCDEFTNYNDVAIGKRTIQLLNALGYGVVIPPHKESGRTWLSKGLVRKAKEIITGNVQQLSALVTAGQPLIGIEPSALLTFRDEAPELVPAHLRNEAKQLAAHSFLIEEFLAGEYEKGAIREEQFTTEKRMVKLHGHCYQKSFGIVPSVQKILSIPVNYYVEQIPSGCCGMAGSFGYEKEHYSLSMKIGELVLLPAVRGADAATIIAASGTSCRHQIKDGTGRKSLHPVEVLWEALKK